The genomic window TGTCCTTAGATTTGTGTGCAGCAGATATTTCCTAATGGATAGCAGGAAAAGGAACCCAGAGTTTCCAACTGTGAGTTAAAGAGAAACTCTTACACGTTAAATcccaaatataaagaaatagaaaattaggaATGAAACTATGTTTGTAACTTGTTCTGGTAGTAATGTTGCCATGAAATAAGCATTCTTACTGGATAAGCGTTCTTGTCCCAGGATAAGAGTGAAATACATCTGTCTTTAAAATTAATAGGcactcaaaatctttaaaaaaaaaaaaaaaatgggcacctgggtggctcagtgggttaagccgctgcctttggcttaggtcatgatctcagggtcctgggatcaagtccctcatcgggctctctgctcggcagggagcctgcttcctcctctctctctgcctgcctctctgcctacttgtgatctctctctgtcaaataaataaataaaatctttaaaaaaaaattaataggcaCTCACTTGAATATAAAAAATCAATTACTTAGATAAAATACTAGCTTGAGAGCAGAAGCGACAATATACGCACACTCTAGTACAATACTGATCATTGGTGGATGATCTCTGGTTAATTTCTTTGGTAATAGTGGCTTCAAAGTTGAATAAATTGCTACTTggaatgcagaatctcaggccatACCCCAGagctgctgaatcagaatctacattttaacaaaagCTCCACAtgattaatatgtatattatagttTGAGAAGTATTAGTCTAGTGGTTTTTAAGCTATTATGTAAGGactactaaattattttttaagtgaagaaaaatCAGTTCCCTTCTCAGGGAGATAGGAGTCTGGGACTGGAAGATACCAGTGACCCATCACTAACGCTCTCTTTCTGTAGTGAGAAGTGGGTAATCACTTGGGTTTGGCATTGATGTTACAGGCTTGCCAGTTTGTGAAAGAGGTGACCACCAGATTTTGTTGTCAATTTTGTTGCTCAATGTTGTCAGTGACATCTGGGAACTTTTAAGTTCAGATAGCTGTGTGTAGATTATAATTTAAACTGAACCTATTTAAATAATCCTACTTGGAAAGGATAATGTTTAATTTGTGCtaacaattataaaattttattttgtttttaaaggaaactgcCTTGTTACAATAAATGACTTTCTTATAAGTCATGATCAGCCTGCTTTTTGTTTAGACAGCCAAAGAGATGCAGTTGTGATACGAGAGCCAAATAGCAAGTCACAAAAGGAGCTGGTGATAACttaagtgcttttttttcttcttgcttttattACAATTTGTGAGCTCCTATGTGTTTTACCATAGTCTAAGTGTCTTCCGATGCCTGCATATTGGTTCAGtcaatacattttagaaatattttgaggGCATTGCATTGTTTGCAAAAGATGGCATTTAGAGAGTTTTTATGACTTCTCAGTGCACTAGCTAATGGCCATTATTAAGGTGTTTGATGTTAGAATCTGACTTTTTTAATGTGTCGATGCTTGAATAGAGCTATTCTCAAGCTGGAATAACTGAGACTGAATGGACAAGTGGATCTTCAAAAGGCGGACCTCTGCAGGCATTAACTAGGGAATCCACAAGAGGGTCGAGAAGAACTCCAAGAAAAAGGGTGATGCAAGGCTTATTGCTTAGAATTGGGTTTTCAGATCGGTAGGGTTTTagtgattattttatatttattgtttttgttttgttttcaaactaACAGGTGGAAACTTCAGAACATTTTCGTATAGATGGTGCAATAATTTCAGAGAGTACTCCCATAGCTGAAACTATAATGGCTTCAAGCAACGAAACCTTAGTAAATATGTTTCATAAACTATACAAGTGGTATTCTTTGTAAATTACCCTTTAATTAGAATTGGGGAGGTGGTAAATTTCAGCAAATCTCAAACTTGTGTTttaaacaattatattttttttttaattttttattttttataaacatatattttttataaacatatatttttatccccaggtctgtgaatcaccaggtttacacacttcacagcactcaccaaatcacataccctccccaatgtccataatcccacccccttctccccaaccccctccccccggcaaccctcagtttgttttgtgagattaagagtcacttatggtttttaaactcattttcccatataattctgatttttagaattttttagtaTAGCCacgatatatacatatataaatttgtacAAGAATCTTATCTCTAAGTATTATAAGGAAACTTTTTTGCTAAAATATCTAGAGTGCTAAGGCTTCATATGAGAAGCACTGAATATGTTCATTTCTAGGTTCTTTTGCCTAAATTTTTATTAAGGGAAAGTTCTCGAATGTTCAGAAAtagagtatctttttttctttttacatgtcTTTGTTATGTTTGGATAATTCTGAGTCTGAATAATTTGAATCTTGGCAGGTTGTCAATAGGGTGACTGGAAATTTCAAGCATGCAGCTCCTATTCTGCCAATCACTGAATTCTCAGACATACCCAGAAGAACACCAAAGAAACCATTGACAAGAGCTGAAGTAAATGCTTAAAATTTAGATTGATGCTATCATTGATCTTTTAAAGagaagatttttttatatttgtttttttgcagTGGGAGGGAGCAGAGCTTTCTTAACTGGgtggggtgtgtttgtgtgtgtgtgtgtgtgtgtgtgtgtgtgtgtgtgtttaaagacaCTTTTATTAGTGACAATCAAAAGTAATATAGTATAATAAGCTAATACTATCTGCTTGCTACTGTGTGCCTCTTAAGTTCTACTTTTCAAGGGAATATTCATTTATGTGCTGCTTCTAATATGTTCTCTTTGTTATTGATGTGGGTTGAAAGTGTTACTGGGCTGTTGGGAAGGCTATACTATCTTTCACTGAAAGGTCAAATAATGGGACTTTAAAGTGACTTTGTATGATGCTTGAATTGATTAACTCCTTATAATTAAGCTTTAAAGTACTAACTGCATGAtgcattataattttaatgaatttttaccaAAGGTTGTTTTGATCCAGGCTAATGGTAAACAGCAAAACAATCAGgttgtttaaaaaatcattttatggcTTTTTAAGTTAGGAAGATTGAATTGACTATGTTAATTTGATATCCTCcatatttgatcatttattttattaaaaactctTAACAGAAGAAACAGTGTACTCTTAATATTAATGAGAAGCATGGGAAAATCCAGTGGGGGAACTTAATGCTGCCATATTAGCTATACTGAATTTTAGTTTTGtggggtttgttttggttttggttttggtttttcttaaaCTTGGTTGAATGTGTTGTAATCCCCCATTACCACGTTAACATATCTCCACATTGAAGAAATTTGAAGAGAGCTTTGGAAGTTTATTGATACTTAGGTAATGATGAATTTAGAAAGGGCAGCTGGGGCAGACTTGAATGCAATCTGTTctctgaaactttttaaattatgttttaattgcACACTTACACTAAATGTTAACTTGTGGTTGTTTGTTTCTTATTAGGTGGGagaaaaaacagaggaaagaagaatAGAAAGGGATATTCTTAAGGAAATGTTTCCCTTTGAAGCATCTACACCAACAGGAATTAGGTATTCAGATACATTAAAACAAGAATTAGTGTATTCTGCTAGggcgtttttatttatttacttttaattgaaGTGTGGTTAGCATATAAtgggcattttaatttttaattcttcacaCAGTTATTTATTGTACCTATGTCCTCAAAATTAAACTGTTCTTTTGAGAGCAGTTTAATTCTTAAGTCACTAGTTCATATTCTTGAAAGTTGAGTCAGATTCAAAGTTAACGTGGATAAGCTGAAATATTACAAATTATTTGCCTACTATCTAATTCTGATTTTTCATAGTAAGGAAGAAATACTTGTTTTCCTTAAAGGTTTCCCTTTTCTAATTGAAAAGACTTTAGGTAAGAGCTAAATTGTTTCCTGACTAAAAGAATCACCACCAAActaccttatttttcttctatctccTAAATATATTGGCCCTGAAAAGAAGTCAAGTTTAGTGAATATTTACCAATGttctgaaagttattttttaatagagtGAGCATCcagcattttaaatgaaaaatgtttagaGATTTTAAATAGGCTGACCTCATTATTTACATGTGACAGTTTTCTACTATTGTCTCAAGAATGTGTTTGAAATTAGGAGTGGtaatgacattttatattttatattatacatcTAAATCATGACttttatctaaattttttttttcttcctgttttcactcccaaCAGTGCTAGTTGCCGCAGACCAATCAAAGGGGCTGCAGGCCGGCCATTAGAACTCAGTGATTTCAGGATGGAGGAATCTTTTTCATCTAAATATATTCCTAAGTATGTTCCCTTGGCAGATGTCaagtcagaaaagacaaaaaagggaCGCTCTATTCCCATGTGGATAAAAATTTTGCTGTTTGTTGTTGtggccatttttttgtttttggtgtatcAAGCTATGGAAACCAACCAAGGAAATCCCTTCACTAATTTTCTTCGTAATGACTCTGGAAAATCCATCTGAATGAAATCTCTTTGGCACACTCAATTTGGTCTCCTATTTTTACtaataactatataaaaaaaaatttgtgtacaCCTGTTGACTTGAGAACTAAAAATAATGTGATTTCACCTCAATTaaagtagtattccattgaaaAGCAAACAGGATATATATAAATGGACTTCATTTAAATGTTTTGGACTTTGGATTAGTAGGAGATCACTTCGTGCCATATGAATAATCTTTTTTAGCTCTGGAACTTTTTtgtaggctttatttttttaatgtggacatcttatttcacttttgagaaaaatgtatattgtttttgtgtatttgagaaacaAGAAGGGCAAAACATGGTAGTATAATGTGAAGCTACACATTTAAATACTTCAAATTCTTAcagaaaagattttaagaattatTCTCTGCTGTATAAAAACTTTAGAGATATGTGAAACATGAAATTTGGTAAGAAAAAGAGTAACTTGGGTTGTACTTTTTGTAACTGCCACAGGTTTGATGTGTTTATGGGGGAACATACAGCAATAATCTCTTCTGTAACTTTTATTAATAGTAATATTATTGTAGTCCTATTgtactcactttttaaaagatttctagtATCATGAATGTCCTACTTCAGTAAGACCCATttaaatgctgttgatattttagCAGGGATCTTTAGTGCAACATACACATGTTTTAGAGAATTGTTAGCTGGCTGTACATGTTTTTAGAAACTGTTTAGCTAGCTATAAGGCTGTAATTGGAAACTTGTACTTTTTATTTACAGCAAAACATTTGTTCTCTCAATCCAATTTgctaccaaaatattttttagataaataaGTGTGTGTCTGTTTAGAAGTTAGAAACTTTAAAACAGTGGTCTGAAGTtctattttgattcatttttgcATTGCCttctgttaccaaaaaaaaatttgtcaggtttttttctttgcccTACATTTTCCAACAGAGTTTGATTTAAAAGTACAAAAAGGGTTTCCTTTAAAATTACACAGTAAACTTTTCTTAGATACAAAGTAgttaatacataaatttataaactCAATATGAAGTGGGCATTATGATTTTTGTGTACTCTTGAAATGGTTAACTTATCTTTgtggttgatttattttttagctaAAGCTTACCTCATGTATAACTTGGTTAAGTAAAGGTGTAGGTAATTGAAATTTTAGTAGAATCAAGTAAAACAGAAATTTGAACTTACTCATTTGAATTTCAACTTTACAGTCATTGACCATAAAGCACACTAAAaatataagttattttaaatatcatctgaaataaaaaaaatactttttaaaaagaaaaaagcttaatATGTATATTTAGGCCAGCACACAATTTTGATTTCATTAGCTGTATTCTGATGTTTAACTTTGAAATGTTTTGTAGACATTTTTTACTTACTTTGCAATTGATCAGAAATTTTTGTAGTTCTGGTCCCATGAGAGAGTGGGAAACTTACTCCTAGATCAGAAATGCTTGCCTCTCTGA from Mustela lutreola isolate mMusLut2 chromosome 8, mMusLut2.pri, whole genome shotgun sequence includes these protein-coding regions:
- the TMPO gene encoding thymopoietin isoform X2, which produces MPEFLEDPSVLTKEKLKSELVANNVTLPVGEQRKDVYVQLYLQHLTARNRPPLAAGANSKGPPDFSSDEEREPTPVLGSGAAVSGRSRAAVGRKATKKTDRPRLEDKDDLDVTELTNEDLLDQLVKYGVNPGPIVGTTRKLYEKKLLKLREQGTESRSSTPLPAISSSAENTRQNGSNDSDRYSDNEEDSKIELKLEKREPLKGRAKTPVTLKQRRVEHNQSYSQAGITETEWTSGSSKGGPLQALTRESTRGSRRTPRKRVETSEHFRIDGAIISESTPIAETIMASSNETLVVNRVTGNFKHAAPILPITEFSDIPRRTPKKPLTRAEVGEKTEERRIERDILKEMFPFEASTPTGISASCRRPIKGAAGRPLELSDFRMEESFSSKYIPKYVPLADVKSEKTKKGRSIPMWIKILLFVVVAIFLFLVYQAMETNQGNPFTNFLRNDSGKSI